The sequence ACACTGCTAAtttttctcaacacattcttcacatATCGAACACAACCTTTAACGATATCATCGATCTTAATGCAAATTGGTGTTTTACCACTTGGTAAATTCATGGCTTCTACTTTACCTACAAGAGAGTataaggtttttggtaaagggtTTACTCTAAATCCTGGACCTTTCAATATGAAAGAACATGTTATTATCACTATATTTGCTAATTGTGGAGTTTcttatggtggtggtgatgcttATTCTATTGGTGCTATTACTATTATGAAAGGGTTTTATAAACAAAGCTTGAACTTTCTTTGTGCTCTTCTGGTTGTCTTGTCTACACAGGTAAATCTGATCTCTtcaaatttttcttttaattttttgcaATGTAATATTATGAAGCCTGCTGGTATGCTGTAAAGTTTCACAATTACGAATTTTATGCAATCAACTTTACATATTCTTTTGGGTTTTTGCAAACAACTGCAACTTTGGTGCCTTAGCAAATTTTCACCACAAGATATCTGCATACGGCCTTGGAGATTTCATATTTATcactagttttttcttttctgtaaATGATATACTTATACTTATATCATATTCACAAATGCAAAAATGCAGATATTGGGGTATGGATGGGCTGGAATGCTCAGAAAATATCTGGTTGATCCAGCTGAAATGTGGTGGCCTTCAAACCTTGCTCAAGTTTCTCTATtcaggtctctctctctctctctctctctttctctcaaaTTCCCTAGTTTAGTGGTTTAAAACTTTATACGCCAATTGGTACTGTTTTGGATTATGTGGTGGCTCTGATCAAAAAGTTCCTAGTCTTTAACTTTCTGACTGAAAACAACAATACATAAAAAGGGTGAAGATAATATATGAAATGTGAATGGGAAGTTAACTTATTGAGTATATATGTCAAAAATTATTTGGTACCAAGTGGTGGAAAAACTTTTCCCATATTTAGTTTTTTCTGTCAAAaagattttgaagatattttttgCCGTACTTTTAACAATAGGAATAAAGTGAAATAGCAAATAAAACCCATGTTCAGTCGATTTTTAATCATATTCCGAACAACTGGATCAAAAAGCAGTTTAGATTACAATTCTTTTGTTCCTGTTGGTGGCCGAACCAGGATTCTAGGTAGAAGGGTACAAAAGAATCTGTTGTGCATGGGTAAACAAATGACTAAAAGATAAATCCATAGAAATCTAAGGgagaaaatcttaagtctaggCCTAGGGGAGCTTAGGAGTCAGTTGGCAAGTGGGGGAAAATGCCCCTGCTTGGCTCAGCAGGTATTGCACTCAGGATATAACTGGTTTTTTGTGGTGTTGCACTACGAATGCATCTTTAGGCAGTTTATATATAGCTGCAGTGGTTCATGAATAGTTTCAGTTCATTTTTTTGGTCTGTTCTGCAATTTCAGTGCATATATAATGGTTTACAAAATGTATTGTCTGGATGTTAACCTTGCAGAGCGCTTCATGAGAAGGATTCGAAATCGAAAAGCCTTACTCGAATgcaattcttcttcattttcatggCAGCAAGTTTTGTCTACTATGCCTTACCGGGATATCTATTCCCAATCTTGACATTCTTCTCCTGGGTATGTTGGGTTTGGCCTCGCAGTATCACAGCTCAACAAATTGGTTCAGGTTATCACGGTCTTGGTGTGGGTGCATTCACACTCGATTGGGCGGGAATCTCGGCATACCATGGAAGTCCATTAATAGCACCATGGTATTCGATCTTGAACATAGCTGTTGGATTTATCATGTTTATTTACATAATTGTTCCACTTTGTTACTGGAAGTTCAACACATTTGACGCTCGAAAATTCCCAATGTTTTCGAATAAACTCTTCACTTCAACCGGTCACATCTACGACACTACCAAGATCTTGACTCCTCAGTATGATCTGAATATTGCTGCTTACGACAATTACGGGAAGCTTTATTTGAGTCCTCTATTTGCTCTCTCCATTGGATCCGGGTTTGCTAGGATTGCAGCAACCATGACTCATGTGGCACTTTTTCATGGCAGGTAGAATTCCTTGAATTTTCCTTGCAAATCGTTTTGCAGCTCGAGAAAAATGTGAATTTGATTGGTTTCGTATTTGTATAGGGATATCTTGAAACGGAGCAAATCGGCTATGAAAGATGCCAAACTTGATATCCATGCAAAATTGATGAAGAATTACAAAGATGTTCCTCAGTGGTGGTTCCTCATATTATTAGTTGTCAGCATGGCATTTGCTTTGTTAACGTCTTTCGTGTGGAAAAAAGATATTCAGCTTCCATGGTGGGGAATGCTTTTTGCTTTCGGCTTAGCATGGGTTGTTACTCTCCCTATTGGGGTTATTGAAGCAACTACAAACCAAGTAATTTTCACAGGCTAAGACTTTTCAATTGTTCTGTAGGAAAGTTGCATTGATAGCATCTTCATTTTCTTAATGATATTTAAACCTTTCAGAGACTTGGATACGATATCATAGCGGAATTCATGATTGGATATGTGCTGCCTGGAAAGCCTATTGCTAACCTCCTTTTCAAAATTTATGGACGAATAAGCACTGTCCATGCTCTCTCTTTTTTAGCGGACCTGAAACTTGGCCATTACATGAAAATCCCACCAAGATGCATGTTCACAGCTCAGGTATCTAGCTAACTTCTTGAATCCTGTCTTGTCAGATAAAACTTCAGGATTCCTGAACTT comes from Papaver somniferum cultivar HN1 chromosome 7, ASM357369v1, whole genome shotgun sequence and encodes:
- the LOC113295501 gene encoding oligopeptide transporter 3-like: MESNKKTQHSTNTHTKEPSQPDDRYPIEEVALVVPETDDPSLPVMTFRAWFLGITSCTLLIFLNTFFTYRTQPLTISSILMQIGVLPLGKFMASTLPTREYKVFGKGFTLNPGPFNMKEHVIITIFANCGVSYGGGDAYSIGAITIMKGFYKQSLNFLCALLVVLSTQILGYGWAGMLRKYLVDPAEMWWPSNLAQVSLFRALHEKDSKSKSLTRMQFFFIFMAASFVYYALPGYLFPILTFFSWVCWVWPRSITAQQIGSGYHGLGVGAFTLDWAGISAYHGSPLIAPWYSILNIAVGFIMFIYIIVPLCYWKFNTFDARKFPMFSNKLFTSTGHIYDTTKILTPQYDLNIAAYDNYGKLYLSPLFALSIGSGFARIAATMTHVALFHGRDILKRSKSAMKDAKLDIHAKLMKNYKDVPQWWFLILLVVSMAFALLTSFVWKKDIQLPWWGMLFAFGLAWVVTLPIGVIEATTNQRLGYDIIAEFMIGYVLPGKPIANLLFKIYGRISTVHALSFLADLKLGHYMKIPPRCMFTAQLVGTLLSGTVNLAVAWWMLENIENLCDVEALHPDSPWTCPKYRVTFDASVIWGLIGPRRLFGAGSMYRNLVWLFLVGAILPVPVWVMSKIFPDKKWIPLINIPVISYGFAGMPPATPTNIASWLVTGTIFNYFVFVYRKRWWQKYNYVLSAALDAGTAFMGVLLFFTLQNTHHNLKWWGTQPDHCPLATCPTEPGISVKGCPVF